The genomic interval GAGGTGTTGTCGGCTTTTCAATATTTATGCCTTTTTTCAATGACCCGCTTTACGCTTATTTTGCTTTTTTAATCTTCACGCACAACGTGAGTGAGATAGAATTCCAAAAATATCGTTACAAGCGCGCCCAGCCAATATGGAAATCCTAATAGAATGTGAAAGCCAATGGTTCCACCTAAAAGTTCAGCCACATCTGTTGCCACGCAAGCCAAAACGATGGTGGAACCTAAAAACCATGAGATCCATTTTGGATAACTTTCTCTTACATTTTTTGCAAGAGATTTTCCGCTTATTATTCCCAGCCTTGCCGACATACTTTGAAGAACTATGAGCATGAAAGTTCCCAGGGTAACAACCCACAGCAAGGAGTAATTGAATTCAGATCCTCCTGCAATATTGGTAGCCCAATTTCCTGGATCTATAAAACCTATCGTGATCAAAAAACCAGGGCCCAGATATCTCAATATTTCGGCTTTGACCAAATGTTCAGAAAGTTTGCTCCTTAAAATGGTCAATTTGTTCGCC from Mesoaciditoga lauensis cd-1655R = DSM 25116 carries:
- a CDS encoding Nramp family divalent metal transporter is translated as MANKLTILRSKLSEHLVKAEILRYLGPGFLITIGFIDPGNWATNIAGGSEFNYSLLWVVTLGTFMLIVLQSMSARLGIISGKSLAKNVRESYPKWISWFLGSTIVLACVATDVAELLGGTIGFHILLGFPYWLGALVTIFLEFYLTHVVRED